In Myripristis murdjan chromosome 9, fMyrMur1.1, whole genome shotgun sequence, the following proteins share a genomic window:
- the brd3os gene encoding putative uncharacterized protein BRD3OS: protein MSESSRPAAVAQQEPPQEPPQEPPPPAPPPPPPPPRRPPLAEKALSESFAGLRYHDTSLLIWQQQQQELEAAPPASYLSRSRSAWYSRYGNQAVLVRDKSSLRDVDSGSRICSLM from the coding sequence ATGTCAGAGTCCAGCAGACCTGCTGCTGTAGCCCAGCAAGAACCTCCACAAGAACCTCCACAagaacctcctcctcctgctcctcctcctcctcctcctcctcctcgccggCCTCCCCTGGCAGAGAAGGCGCTTTCGGAGAGCTTCGCCGGGCTGCGTTACCATGACACCTCCCTGCTgatctggcagcagcagcagcaggagctggaggcgGCGCCGCCCGCCAGCTACCTGAGCCGCAGCCGCTCGGCCTGGTACAGTCGCTACGGCAACCAGGCCGTGCTGGTCCGGGACAAGAGCAGCCTGCGGGACGTCGACAGCGGCTCCAGGATCTGCAGCCTCATGTAG